Within Paenibacillus sabinae T27, the genomic segment TCCGACTTGCTTGATACAAGCGACTATATAGAACTAGCTGAAACCAGAAACAACGCTAGTGCCTATTTGGGTAACACCCAGGATGCTTACGACCCTCACTATCTCCTCTGGGCAGTGTTGGAGAATTCCATTTTGGAACATCGGGCTGGATTCTGCAGCGAAGCAGGCATTTTCCTTCAAGGCGATGGTAGCGTCACAGTATCCGACAACGGGCGAGGAATCCCTGTTCAAGTCCTTCCAAGCACAGAAAAGTCACGCGTACAAGCCGTTCTCACTGAACTGAGCCATTATAGCACCAGCAACTCTTTTGTTGCCCCGGGGGGAGAAAAAGGGATTAACATTGCGGTCGTTAATGCTCTCTCTCAAAAGCTTTCAATCGAAGTTCGCCGAGAAGGAAAAGTCTTCAGGCAAGACTATAAACATGGAATTCCTCAAACGGGTTTGTTGACCGTAGGTATAACCAAAGAAACGGGAACAAGCGTCACTTTTCTACCGGACCCAGAGATTTTTAAATCCACCTTTGACAAGAATGTTATAGCAAAACATGTCCCAGAAATTTCAGCAATTTATCCCGACCTGACCATTCATCTTTAA encodes:
- a CDS encoding ATP-binding protein, translated to MTVARDFGAELDILKKQLGDLEQLVSQIANDCSPRVSRTRTFDKNTVSVETINDELDLGGVFYSGQYSGEKWRYRWEPQERLVSQLLDLDGEKVAKILAALGHKQRLDILRSVLKEPLSGSEIVERLNMGTTGQLYHHIKALLGADLLVQEERGGMYSLPSHRVLPLLLLLAATSDLLDTSDYIELAETRNNASAYLGNTQDAYDPHYLLWAVLENSILEHRAGFCSEAGIFLQGDGSVTVSDNGRGIPVQVLPSTEKSRVQAVLTELSHYSTSNSFVAPGGEKGINIAVVNALSQKLSIEVRREGKVFRQDYKHGIPQTGLLTVGITKETGTSVTFLPDPEIFKSTFDKNVIAKHVPEISAIYPDLTIHL